The following coding sequences are from one Chiloscyllium punctatum isolate Juve2018m chromosome 48, sChiPun1.3, whole genome shotgun sequence window:
- the pdcd7 gene encoding programmed cell death protein 7, translating to MERPPPFYPGLPERCHDGPGPLHPAFTLHNRGRDSFYNPGIRNEERSGAGFSFSRQTGLAAPEGGLAQGRAAAGGYWRLPAPPADSFHHGGLRGPAPALSEVDPHQEYGQRPQWDPDHRDRPQAQDNRERPRNYPPHPWGHDPTPHPQGQQHRGHPQGQPYTNEPPHHQGQQYRDHPPHPQGQQHPIHPHHPNSCQHPDYISHSQTHEHLTHSWNHLPQGEPPHLQGCPSVPQHQEQKEHLPHQRGYECRDQVSLPQGFSQQGRSAHQYHEIHLQQGLSHRPQLPFQPEQMDSQQQYPFWEHLHPEQHPPFSERTAVAKNVPPQMHSMPSQSENISCQDESLLCGGGLNSPMGYGPQNSQLINPSHSMPNQQNFPNSSGEIPSWKKERDTLYNNENMATPWPSVANFSQNLKDVNAEQLHRNDSITRNLSEQLPHNFKYNEPLKEQDELWFTRFLSKRRLQPSEIKKPKSYPLISEVKESVLSACKLVTELTALCQQLRFNVENEAVWTESYMKAVEMRTALQEKLKTLKNDNYLSAVKKKLERIKKKRSSIQRKKQMRHFEKQEAEARTAEKEAKIDAWRMKRIREVEEKKRERELKAAADGVLSEVRKKQADAKRLTDILRALEKLRKLRKEAAARKGVQPPPSADETFEHHIERLRKLIKKRSELYDAEERALRVMLEGEQEEERKRENEKKLRKEREKLEKKQREVEIMMFGDPDLPSGHPLQPFRQYYLQAEHSSHALVQIRQEWDRYLLPGDHPDGSSIPRGWVIPHPPSSDTWATALQQNES from the exons ATGGAGCGGCCGCCGCCATTTTATCCCGGTTTACCCGAGCGGTGCCATGACGGGCCAGGGCCGCTTCATCCGGCTTTCACGCTTCACAACCGAGGCCGGGATTCCTTTTATAACCCCGGGATTAGGAATGAGGAGAGGTCCGGTGCCGGATTTTCTTTCTCCCGCCAAACTGGTTTGGCGGCACCGGAGGGAGGCCTGGCCCAGGGCCGGGCTGCGGCTGGGGGATACTGGCGGCTACCCGCTCCCCCCGCGGACAGCTTCCATCACGGCGGCCTGAGAGGGCCTGCTCCGGCTCTGAGCGAGGTGGATCCGCACCAGGAGTACGGCCAGCGGCCACAGTGGGATCCGGACCATCGAGACCGCCCCCAGGCTCAGGACAACCGGGAGCGCCCGAGGAactacccaccccatccctggggtcatgaccccacccctcacccccaggGTCAGCAACACCGAGGTCATCCCCAGGGTCAGCCATACACAAATGAGCCCCCTCACCACCAGGGTCAGCAATATCGAGaccaccctccccacccacaaGGTCAACAACACCCAATCCACCCTCATCACCCAAACAGTTGTCAGCACCCAGACTACATATCTCACTCACAAACGCATGAACATCTTACCCACTCATGGAACCATCTCCCTCAAGGTGAACCTCCCCACTTACAGGGCTGCCCTTCTGTTCCCCAGCATCAGGAACAGAAGGAACATCTGCCCCACCAGCGGGGGTATGAATGCAGAGATCAAGTTAGTCTCCCACAGGGGTTTTCACAACAGGGCCGCTCAGCTCATCAGTACCACGAAATTCATCTTCAACAGGGATTGTCGCATCGCCCCCAGCTTCCATTTCAACCTGAACAAATGGATTCTCAGCAACAGTATCCATTCTGGGAGCATTTACATCCAGAGCAACATCCACCCTTCTCAGAAAGAACTGCAGTTGCCAAAAATGTGCCACCTCAAATGCACAGCATGCCTTCCCAGTCTGAGAATATTTCCTGCCAGGACGAATCCTTGCTTTGTGGTGGAGGCCTTAATTCACCAATGGGATATGGACCTCAGAACTCTCAGTTAATAAATCCTAGCCACAGCATGCCTAATCAGCAGAACTTCCCAAATTCATCAGGAGAGATACCATCTTGGAAAAAGGAACGTGACACCCTGTATAACAATGAAAACATGGCAACACCATGGCCCAGTGTGGCTAACTTCTCTCAAAACCTTAAAGATGTCAATGCTGAACAGCTGCATAGGAATGACTCCATTACTAGAAACCTATCAGAACAATTGCCCCATAATTTTAAATATAATGAACCTTTAAAGGAACAAGATGAGTTATGGTTTACCCGATTCTTGTCAAAACGTAGGTTGCAGCCTTCTGAAATTAAAAAGCCCAAATCTTACCCATTAATTAGTGAAGTAAAAGAATCTGTACTCAGTGCTTGTAAACTTGTGACTGAGCTCACAGCCTTATGCCAGCAATTAAGATTTAATGTCGAAAATGAAGCAGTTTGGACTGAATCCTATATGAAAGCAGTTGAAATGAGAACTGCTTTACAGGAAAAATTAAAGACACTAAAAAATGACAACTATCTCAGTGCTGTGAAAAAGAAATTGGAAAGAATCAAGAAGAAAAGGAGCAGCATTCAAAGGAAGAAACAAATGCGGCACTTCGAAAAACAAGAGGCAGAGGCAAGGACAGCAGAAAAGGAAGCAAAAATTGATGCATGGAGAATGAAACGTATCCGAGAAGTTGAAGAAAAAAAGAGG GAACGTGAACTGAAAGCTGCAGCAGATGGTGTCTTGTCAGAGGTACGGAAGAAACAGGCAGATGCAAAAAGACTAACGGATATCCTGCGGGCACTGGAGAAGCTGCGGAAACTGAGGAAGGAAGCTGCAGCTAGAAAAG GTGTTCAGCCTCCTCCTTCAGCTGATGAAACCTTCGAACATCATATCGAGAGGCTAAGAAAGCTGATTAAAAAACGCAGTGAATTGTATGATGCCGAAGAAAGAGCCTTGAGGGTTATGCTGGAAGGAGAACAAGAAGAAGAAAGGAAAAGGGAAAATGAGAAAAAGCtgaggaaagaaagagaaaaactaGAGAAAAAGCAACGTGAAGTGGAAATCATGATGTTTGGAGATCCAG